A section of the Devosia rhizoryzae genome encodes:
- a CDS encoding M23 family metallopeptidase: MFRRVEQGQRAIRAGIHPALFYGMFALLLGGNALSGTALLMAPDIARLMGGQNELVVAAYEDRLAQMRVEIDRLHSRSYAQAGDINLQLQELSQQQDVLLEQHQLVKALVDKADQLGIASIELTGAPPAVAPTVSGNPDVAATAASVNQMMTETQQAMVGIASTANERTDGIVSEMDRLGIALELPEAGLNGVGGPLLEASDGEGSPMIDDANSVMDALMRYKAARDGVNSAPVHMPISGNFRQSSTFGNRSDPFTGRKAFHSGLDFAAASGTTVFSAADGVVSFVGDRSGYGKVVEVRHANGLVSRYAHLSAQLAREGQKVTTGTPIAKVGSTGRSTGPHLHFEVRRGENALDPKPFLDAGKRLGAMLGQG, translated from the coding sequence GTGTTCAGACGGGTTGAGCAGGGGCAAAGAGCTATCCGCGCCGGCATCCACCCGGCCTTGTTCTACGGCATGTTCGCGCTGTTGCTCGGCGGCAACGCTCTTTCCGGCACGGCGCTGTTGATGGCGCCGGACATTGCACGGCTGATGGGCGGGCAGAACGAGTTGGTCGTGGCGGCCTATGAGGATCGGCTGGCGCAGATGCGGGTCGAGATCGACCGCCTCCATTCGCGATCCTATGCGCAGGCCGGCGACATCAACTTGCAGCTCCAGGAGCTGTCGCAGCAGCAGGACGTGCTGCTCGAGCAGCATCAGCTGGTCAAGGCGCTGGTCGACAAGGCGGATCAGCTGGGCATTGCCTCGATCGAGCTTACAGGAGCGCCGCCTGCTGTCGCGCCAACGGTTTCGGGGAACCCGGATGTTGCTGCGACCGCGGCATCGGTGAACCAGATGATGACCGAAACGCAGCAGGCGATGGTGGGTATCGCCAGCACGGCCAATGAGCGAACCGACGGCATTGTCAGCGAGATGGACCGGCTCGGGATTGCGCTGGAGCTACCGGAGGCGGGGCTCAACGGCGTCGGCGGACCGCTGCTGGAGGCTTCTGACGGCGAGGGTTCGCCGATGATCGATGATGCCAATTCGGTCATGGATGCGCTGATGCGCTACAAGGCAGCACGCGACGGGGTCAACTCAGCGCCGGTGCATATGCCGATCTCCGGCAATTTCCGGCAGAGCTCGACCTTCGGCAATCGGAGCGATCCGTTCACCGGTCGCAAGGCGTTTCATTCGGGGCTCGATTTTGCAGCCGCTTCGGGAACGACGGTATTCAGCGCGGCCGACGGGGTGGTCAGCTTTGTCGGTGACCGCTCGGGCTATGGCAAGGTGGTGGAAGTGCGCCACGCCAATGGGCTCGTGAGCCGCTATGCCCATCTTAGCGCACAGCTGGCTCGCGAGGGGCAGAAGGTGACAACGGGGACGCCGATCGCCAAGGTCGGATCGACGGGGCGTTCGACCGGTCCACATCTTCATTTCGAGGTGCGGCGGGGCGAGAATGCGCTTGATCCCAAGCCGTTCCTCGATGCCGGGAAACGGCTTGGGGCTATGCTGGGCCAGGGTTAG
- the osmF gene encoding glycine betaine ABC transporter substrate-binding protein OsmF, translating to MSIMKLLAGVVAGAALLTSAASAQVVVSSKIDTEGALLGNIILQVLDAKGIEVTDRTSLGATPIVRAAIEAGEIDIYPEYTSNVGFAYNVSDDPAWKDAKAAYAFAKVLDYDNANLVWLQPAPANNTWAVAITQKVADENGISTFSDFGKFVAEGGNVKLAASAEFVNSASALPAFQQAYGFSMKPNQMVVLSGGDTAATIAAAGQGTAGVNAAMVYGTDGAIAAAGLVVLQDDKGVQPVYEPAPLVREEVLLAHPEIKTALEPVFEKLDLVTLQTLNGRIQVDGEAAADVARDWLTDNGFLS from the coding sequence ATGTCTATCATGAAGCTTTTGGCTGGCGTTGTTGCTGGTGCCGCCTTGCTGACCAGCGCCGCTTCGGCGCAGGTGGTCGTTTCGTCCAAGATCGATACGGAAGGTGCGCTCTTGGGGAACATCATTCTCCAGGTGCTTGACGCCAAAGGCATCGAGGTGACGGACCGAACCTCTCTCGGCGCCACGCCGATCGTGCGCGCGGCAATAGAAGCGGGCGAGATCGACATTTATCCCGAATACACGTCCAATGTCGGCTTTGCCTACAATGTGTCTGACGATCCGGCCTGGAAGGATGCCAAGGCGGCCTACGCTTTTGCCAAGGTCCTCGACTATGACAATGCCAATCTTGTTTGGCTGCAACCGGCGCCAGCGAACAACACCTGGGCGGTGGCGATCACTCAGAAGGTGGCTGATGAGAATGGTATCTCCACGTTTTCCGACTTCGGAAAGTTTGTTGCCGAAGGCGGCAATGTGAAGCTGGCGGCCTCCGCTGAATTCGTAAATTCGGCGTCTGCTCTGCCAGCGTTTCAACAGGCATATGGGTTTTCGATGAAGCCCAACCAGATGGTGGTCCTGTCCGGCGGTGACACGGCTGCGACGATTGCCGCTGCGGGGCAAGGCACAGCTGGCGTCAACGCCGCCATGGTCTACGGCACGGATGGGGCGATCGCTGCCGCGGGTCTCGTTGTGCTCCAAGATGACAAGGGCGTTCAGCCGGTCTACGAGCCGGCGCCGCTCGTGCGCGAGGAAGTCCTGCTCGCCCATCCGGAGATCAAGACCGCGCTCGAGCCAGTGTTTGAAAAGCTCGATCTTGTAACCCTGCAGACGCTCAATGGCCGCATCCAGGTGGATGGCGAAGCTGCAGCCGATGTGGCGCGGGACTGGCTGACCGACAACGGGTTCCTCAGCTGA
- the prfB gene encoding peptide chain release factor 2 (programmed frameshift): MRAEIEKTVAEIEQVLTLLRRHLDWDTAQVRLDALNAQTESPDFWNDPDKARVTMRERDELDVAVKSVRELETGIADNVELIKLGEAEGDAEIVRDAEAALIELKSGARRRQIETLLSGEVDSNDCYVEIHSGAGGTESQDWANMLLRMYTRWAERRKMKVEVLEMHDGEEAGIKSATIQIKGHNAYGWLKTESGVHRLVRISPYDSAARRHTSFSSCWVYPVVDDSIDIEIREADLKVDTYRASGAGGQHVNTTDSAIRITHVPSGIIVACQQERSQHKNRATAMNMLKARLYEQELQKREEAANAQAASKTDIGWGHQIRSYVLQPYQMVKDLRTGVESGQPSVVLDGDLDEFMEAALAQRVGVATDVAAD, translated from the exons ATGCGCGCGGAAATCGAAAAGACCGTTGCCGAAATCGAGCAGGTTCTGACCCTGCTGAGGAGGCATCTT GACTGGGATACTGCACAAGTCCGTCTCGACGCGCTGAATGCGCAAACCGAATCTCCCGACTTTTGGAACGATCCGGACAAAGCTCGCGTCACCATGCGCGAGCGCGACGAACTCGATGTCGCGGTTAAGTCCGTGCGCGAGCTTGAAACCGGCATCGCCGACAATGTCGAACTGATCAAACTCGGTGAAGCCGAGGGCGACGCCGAGATCGTGCGCGATGCCGAAGCAGCGCTGATCGAGCTCAAGTCCGGCGCCCGCCGCCGTCAGATCGAAACTTTGCTGTCCGGCGAAGTCGACAGCAACGACTGTTATGTGGAAATCCACTCCGGCGCTGGCGGCACCGAGAGCCAGGATTGGGCCAACATGCTTTTGCGCATGTATACCCGTTGGGCCGAGCGCCGGAAGATGAAGGTCGAAGTGCTCGAAATGCACGACGGCGAAGAAGCCGGCATCAAGTCGGCGACCATCCAGATCAAGGGCCACAATGCCTATGGCTGGCTGAAAACCGAAAGCGGCGTCCATCGCCTCGTCCGCATCAGCCCGTACGACTCGGCTGCTCGTCGCCATACCAGCTTTTCGAGCTGCTGGGTTTACCCGGTGGTCGACGACTCCATCGATATCGAGATCCGCGAAGCCGACCTCAAGGTCGACACTTATCGCGCATCCGGCGCCGGCGGCCAGCACGTCAACACCACCGACTCGGCCATCCGCATCACCCACGTGCCTTCCGGCATCATCGTGGCCTGCCAGCAGGAACGCAGCCAGCACAAGAACCGTGCAACGGCCATGAACATGCTCAAGGCTCGTCTCTACGAGCAGGAACTGCAGAAGCGGGAAGAAGCGGCAAACGCCCAGGCCGCCAGCAAGACCGATATCGGCTGGGGCCACCAGATCCGTTCGTACGTGCTGCAGCCCTATCAGATGGTCAAGGACCTGCGCACCGGCGTCGAAAGCGGCCAGCCCTCCGTGGTGCTGGATGGCGATCTCGACGAGTTCATGGAAGCGGCCTTAGCCCAGCGCGTCGGCGTCGCTACCGACGTGGCTGCCGACTAA